The genomic interval ggggggggtcgttCTGCTTCGTCAGCATCTCCTTTGGGCTCCAtcaggaaggaggggagggggagggggggagcagGCAGGGAGGAGGCTGCGATTGGTGTCCGTCCTGTGCAGGTGAGGCGACTCAATCCCCCAAGATGACTTTCACAAAGCTGGCCACGTCGGTTTCTTTGGCCTCGTGGGAGGTGAAGAAGGGATGttgctgaggaggaagaggacatcGATTTAGTCTGATTACAAATGAATGCTATCACTTTGTCTTTAGACTCGACTAATATGACGGAGAACGAGACTCCGGACCGAACGCAATCGAGCTgccccagagaggagagatggaagctaagctaacccagctaggacctgaggctacttcactacccagcatgctcctggctgtctgatgcccggtcgcagaaaaagaaaagatggatgaaagcagcgGGATGTCGACAACTGTTGAGTCCAcgtcttcacagagacctggatccatcgtGGTCCTAGATCAAGCTGCTCTTGACGGgcggacagcaggacagagagcaggactccggtGAGACGacaggaggtggactctgtgtttacatcatgatgcttggtgctcaaataAGTTGAaggacaatgttttccttttttttttttttgctgctgctgctgttttcatttcttatgatgcaaattaaaaaaatacattacaggaAATGTActtctgttttagttttgttttgtttttcatgcgTTTGTTGCgttacaaatgggctacaactttCACTCTGCATCCGAGTGTTGCATAacgacaataaatgatccttgaaccCTTGAATGATTTATGCACCACAGCATCACAGCTCATCTATGTGACATGAAGGAGGTTCAGCCTCATCTGGTCTCAGGGCGCCCTCCAGTGTCTGATTACTTGTATTACAGGATCTgttcaaacattaaaacactcaCCATGAGTTCTGTGTAAGTCGGCCGCTCTTTGGAAACTTTCTTTAAGCTgcagaagtaaaaaagaaacattaattcACAACAAATGCAGCTCATTACAGACACATCAGTCATGTACTGATCTCAGTCTTCAGACTCAAAGCTTCAATTTGCTGAATCTCAAAACATATGAATCAGTTTTTTCTCTCAcgtttttctctttaaaaaggGAGACACTTCAGGTAAATAGGGTAAAAGAAAATAGTGCAAAATCTTCCAGTTTCACCAAGGAGTCTAGTTTAGTCCAAAACCAAGAACTTCACTTTAAgattgatataaaacagaaaacggCAGGAAAAggctgaaaataacaaacattttctgacatttttgcataaaaatatACTAACAATTAATCGATTATTAGTTGGCTTTAATCTGAACATATCTGGCtctgaaggaaggaaagaaagtaGTTTGTAaaactgaatatgttttgtgttttgaactgttggtcGGACTAAACGATCACTTTGAAGACGTCAGCTTGGACTCGAGGactcaacattttaaatgtttttcagaataaagcGTCAGTCATGTTCCGCTGAATTCATTCACTATGACATAGTCACTATGAAGCAACTTCCTCCTTTATTgtgtggagggagagaagaatttaaaatgtggaactgaatgttttctgtctaattaagaaaagaacaagagaagaagaagactcaccacagagaggagaagtcCACAAACTCAGGGGAGAACTTGTCGGCAGGAAGTTGTGGCGACGGTTCTTCCACCACCTGCTTCAGCTGCTGGAACGGCGTTCCCCATGAGTCATAGGGGAAACGCAGGATGGCGAGCTCGATCTGGAAGAGAGGTCACTCTGAACATGAGCTGAAAGGCTGAATACATGTTGGTGTTTTTGTAAACCTGGACCCTATTTCACAcgtttttctgtctgttaaaaatgtaaacttttatGGTCAAATtgataaatatgtttctgaaatagcgtgtttcatatttattctcacaTATATGTGCTGATTTTGTGGAGCTCTTTCGGCCACCGTATTATTCACTATATATTCACATAAACATCACTCAAAAAATCCCAATCATTTGACTAAATCTGCATGTAAACCCACTCAGGGATTTCCAACATATCTAATGATACAGAGCTGCAAGTTTTCCAActgattcaaaacaaaaaaaatctcctgAGGTGCTTCACTCCAAAGTTATTTCATATTCACTGTCCAGGTGGCTCTTTGGCTTATCGAGGAGGAACAGAGGCTTTAAAATCACCCAGAGTGTGTTTTGTTCCACACTGATTGCTCACTTTGTCTCGTCCAGTTGTGATGATCTCTGAGAGTTGAGACATAAACTACCGTCACTCAGGATTCATAATgacacttttcttttcacctCCATCATTTAAAAGCTCACTCGAAAACACTCAGCACTCCTTTTGCCTTTCAAATTAGATTTGTGCCGGAACATTCGCTGCTCGTCTTTAATAGCCGGAacaagaaggaaagagaggaggaagagccgGCGTTAAACGATGGGACGCTGCCATACATCGCTGGATCCTCGACGCCAAAAATATTCTCTGGTCTGAGTTGGAAATGTGCAAATGAGGAAGCTATGAATATTTAACGACTCAAAATAAAAACGTCTAGACACTACAGTGATTGAACGAGAGCCATGCCTCAAAGAACAAGATTTCTTTTTACTATTATGCATCGTTTTCACCCCTCATACACTTCTgcattaatgaataaaaagaaattaaagcTGATTTACCATCGTGATTCCTAAACTCCAGATGTCAGATTTGACGCTGTAGCCCTTCTGGTTCGTCTCGGGGTTGATCCTCTCCGGCTGCGGGACAGAAGAAAGGATGATGTCACTCATGGCAGCGGCTTTTACAGTCTTCACTCTTGTCACAGTGTAGGAAAGCCCATTGCTATCACCGATGACTTTGTCTCATTTTCTACatgcatgaaagcatggtggtaATTAGTAACCTAGCTAGCTAAATAGCCAGCTGCTTAATGGGTAAACTACAAAAATAACGTAATGCTTAATCTACACACTCATGTCACAGGGTAGGAAAGCACTTTGCTATCGCCAAATGAGTGACATCTTTGTTcaactcattttctgtaaccagtgtagcataaAAGCACAATGGAATggactagctagctagctaactaactagCCAACTGCTGAATGGGTATATACTAAAAAACACAATGCCTTATCTACACAATCTTATCACAgtgtaggaaagcacattgcttTCACCCGATGAGTTCgcctcattttctgtaacctgtgtagcatgaaagcatggtggaattagcaagccaACTAGCCATCTgctaaatgtataaaatgttaaacttcAATCCACACCAAAGACAGACtttgtatacagtctatgctctTATCACAGCAAAGGGAAACACATTGCTAACGTCGGATAATGTACCAATCACTGCTCTTTAGTACCAGAGCgtactagccaatcacagcacagtggGCGGGACTAGGCAGAAGATTCTTGTGGGAATAAAATTACACTTGAGCTTGTTGGCAAACAGTTGATTTAGCAGTTAGGTAGCAACATGATGAGTAATAAGGCAACTTTGTGTCACCTGTTGATTGTAATGACTATTCTCTctgttttagctctgtttttggtctccacctacTCCCGAGGGaaacatctgtctctttaactgctaaatgctccactatgttcaccagctagacTGTAACTGCTGATCAGGAGGggtacagtgtttttttttttacagcttttacatgaaaaaaatgttatgagaGAAATGTTATGTTCATCACAATTAGCGACTTCTTTCACATTGTCCCTCGCTTTAAAACGAAGCTCCACTTGTTCTCCTGCTTACCGCCATGTAGGGTTTGCAGCCGGCGTCCATTGTTTTAGCCACCGAGTCGACCAGGTAGCCGCTGATGCCAAAGTCGCACATCTTCACCTGACCCTGAGTGTTGATCAGCACGTTGGACGGCTTCACGTCTGCAACCGAAAGAAAGACAGTCACAAAACAGTCactctctgtggtctctggtaaagactgactgtgtgtgactCTATTTTTGTCACTTGTAATCTTTCTGAATGAATACATGAAGATGTGATGCAACACGAGTCACACAGTGGCCATTGCGAGGCCGCAGAGGTTTGACACAGGAAGTGTTAACCCTTAATGGAGCATAACTATAACCACAACTGTAACTGTGTGCTCATAAATAAAAGCTATAAATAATGTCTACTTTATCTTTGCTGAACATGTTCAAATAATTCTGTACAGTTTGAAGTATTATTTCTAGcgttaaatttattttaatttattacaaaTGGTAGTTTCAAGATTCTGATGATAGATTTTTAATATCATATGGAAAAGAATGGCTGCCTGAGaggtcatgaaaaaaaataactcttgAGCTAATGGGCTGAAACGGCGGTGTGGTCCTTTAATGAGAGCTGGATGGAGCATCACAGAAGTGGGTATTGACACTGCCTCTGAGAGGTTTAATGGGTCTCCACTCAGACTCTTACCTCTGTGTATGACTTGCAGATTGCTGTGCAGATGCTCCAGAGCTTTTACTATCTGTAACAACAAAGCCCGTCAATTAGCAAACGAGAGTTGCGTAACAAACATGTGTCATTCAATTAACGTGAGATATTCAAACGAAAAACCCACCGAGACGGCGATCTTTCCCAGGATGTCCTCGGGGATCGTCATGCCCTTCTCGATCACCTGCTTGTAGAACTTGTCCAGGGACGTGTCCATCAGCTCCATGCAGATCCAGACGTCGCCCTGGCAACAGACGAGGCAAATTTGGAAAAAGAGATGCACCAGGAAGCATTCCAGACAAACAGACGGGAAGCgacagagttgttttttttccagtgttaACAGTCAAAACGAGGAAATCCTGAACATCCACTCGCTGCTGCAGGAAGTTGTCTGCATCCGAACGTCCTCACAGTTGTTTGTCACTATCTGACTGTTTGTCATTAATACACAATGGTGGCTTATAACTCTGTATAAATATAGTTGTAATGACTAAAACAATTTCATCATgcttaaaacaatattcatcacacattaaaaaacattttatgatgaCTTATAAGGTTAAGTATCACAACACTTCATAACTGCAAGGATAATAAGGTATTATAATTCTTATAGTTGTAATACATAATTATCTTTTTACAATGATTCATAATCACTGTTatgatgcattataatgtgattataagttACTCTTAAGTGGTCATTGTATGATTTAagtaaatttacaaaaaaattgtgttgctcttgcatttttattttaatgctttataacaGTGGATATAATTCATAATATAAAGATTATAATGTTTTACAACTATGGTAATTATAATACACCATGATCCTTACATTTTCTTTACGAAAATGCAGACATACTTGACCTGATGAGTCCTTGTAAAATTCTTTCTTTTAAGTGTTTTGCATCCCTACACGATGTTACCTCTCTGAAAAGCGCTCCGTAGAAGGTGACCGTGTAGTAACAGTCCACCGTCCTCATGGAGATGTCGAGATCCATGAGCAGCCTCTTCTGCTCCTGAGTGTTCACTGTGGCCCGGATCCGCTGAGGGAGGACGGACAGGAAGTACAGCACTTCAGAAAGACTTAGAGCAGATCCACACACAATCCTCACTCATGataatgtctttgtgtttgtcttctcGTACTTTCTATTTCTTTACTTATGTCACTTGAAAAGATCAGGGAAGCTGTACTTCTAGCTCTGCCAAGTGAggccaatgcttcatgtcttaaagctgcattctctctaatgtccatcagggggcgactcctctggttgtatagaagtctatgagaaaatgactctacttctctcttgatttattccctcagtaaacattgtaaacatgagtttatggtctcaatctctagtttcaagtcttcttcaatacagcatgatgttcatttagtaaatgatggtccatttagagtcaaacagaccataaagcagggtatgctttagggcggggctacacactgattgacaggtatCTACCAGAGACGTgtacggcgtctctacatcactcctacTCAGTCCacatatggtcacttcctgttcactggttgcgaaaaaaacaacatggtgacggccgtaatccaagatggcggcggAGTAATCGCCAAACacaaggcttcataacatcagtccacaaaccaatgggtgacatccagtgactacgtccacttctcatatacagtcaaTGGTTCACACACCATACACAGAGGGGGTTGTGGGTACGACACTCACCTTCACCGCCATGATCAGGCCGCTGGGAACGTGCCTCATCTTGTCCACCACGCCGTACGCTCCTCGGCCGAGCTCGCATATCTGCTCCAGGTCATCGGCCTTCACTTCGAAGTTCTGCTCCAGACACAACGAGGGaagaaggtcagaggtcagaggtcgatACGAAAAAGTGAATGAAGCTGTGATTACTTTAACAGCAAAAACAGGTGCTGATCAAATCAACTTTGAGATTCTTATCATCTAACATTATGAATCGATTTTTAAAGatataactaaatataaataataatatacaaacaaatactaCTACTCATGGACAGTAATCCTACACACCAATCAAAGTTGCGTCAAGCGttattgtttgataaaaaaaagctttacaattttatttatatatcaggcagcattttttattttgtataaattaaATCCTATTACTGAGAAGGCACTGAGAATTGAGAAATACTAAACACttttcagtaaaaatgtattatttgtgcaagtttaacatgaataaatattaaaccttttgcctgtctgtgtttacattattGCATTCAGTTgatctcacttttaaaaaatattaaaacttgaTAATCTTATAAAATTTGACTCTGCTTTCATGCCTTTTCATCCGCCTTTTATTAGTGCACAGCATACTGGAGTAGATCCTGAAATTAGCAACTCTTTATACGGAATCAAGAATcgattttgaattgaattgtgagAAACAGAAAGATTCACAGAATGTAAAGAAGCTCTGAAGTCTGACTCACTGAACACATTCTCCTCCAGGATGCAGCAAGATGCTCAACTTCTTTTATGCCATTCGAGCAAACACAATAAACTCAGTTTGACTTCTGGCCAACTCGAGCACAGAAAAAAGTGGGCAGCTCTGCCAATGGAAAATTCCACTTATTTGatgagtttaaaataaatatttttacgGCCTGGTGGGCGATAAAAGGCATTCCACTCTCCCCACAATCAGAAGTGTTCAATTCGGCCGTAATGTTCAGCGGGCCGTTCTTTACAGCTACCAGACGCTTTACTGAGCCGAGTGAGGAGTTATGTAAGAGTCAAaggtaagagagaaaaaaaaaaaaacatcaaccttGACTGGGATTAGAAAAggtgcaaaaataaaattaccTTCTCTCCGATGGTTACACAAGCTTTTGAATCCAAATCTCTAGGGggtctgaaacacacagacagacattttaTTACTGATGAACTGGTTAAATTTGACTTCTGAGGAACAAACAACACAGTGAAGAACAAAGTAAATGTCTGAAAAATggtagaagagaaaaaacatacaattaaataaatgaatgaaaaataaaattcttacaatctaaaaaaaaattacaaattaattaaaatacaaatgaaagaaatcaataaaatcacaaaaattaaagaaaaaaataataattcagaaataaatccaataaaaaaaaggtttataaaaaatagaaattaactacattctaaaaaaataaataaaatgataaatgctactgttaaaaaacataaaattataaaagacaaatgtaaaaaaacctcacttttttaaatatatatatatatataaataaataaattctcaaattaaagaaagtaataaaaataaccaaaaaataaatatttaagatttaaatacattttaaaagataaatgaaatagaaaatgtaatttaaactAATACATTCAACAACGTGAATGCACTAAACCCCCACATTTCCACAGAGTGAGATGAGGCTGAAAGTCTGATATTTCTCATGAATTTGGCCTGA from Anoplopoma fimbria isolate UVic2021 breed Golden Eagle Sablefish chromosome 5, Afim_UVic_2022, whole genome shotgun sequence carries:
- the map2k6 gene encoding dual specificity mitogen-activated protein kinase kinase 6, yielding MEGGSEKEGKVFSASPPPPHQSKGEMSQPKGGKRKPVLKLPKEVFEQPQPAAAPPRDLDSKACVTIGEKNFEVKADDLEQICELGRGAYGVVDKMRHVPSGLIMAVKRIRATVNTQEQKRLLMDLDISMRTVDCYYTVTFYGALFREGDVWICMELMDTSLDKFYKQVIEKGMTIPEDILGKIAVSIVKALEHLHSNLQVIHRDVKPSNVLINTQGQVKMCDFGISGYLVDSVAKTMDAGCKPYMAPERINPETNQKGYSVKSDIWSLGITMIELAILRFPYDSWGTPFQQLKQVVEEPSPQLPADKFSPEFVDFSSLCLKKVSKERPTYTELMQHPFFTSHEAKETDVASFVKVILGD